The sequence TTTGTTACTTTTTGAGAAATCTTTTAATTGCTTTGCAGTCTGTTGCCCGAGCTCACGTGTAGGAGCCATTACCAATGCCTGAGTGCTATTGCTGTTGGAATCGATTAAATCAATGAGAGGGAGCCCGAAAGCTGCAGTTTTACCTGTTCCCGTTTGAGCCAAACCAATAAAATCTGTAGGATCTTCAGTAAGTAATATTGGAATGGCTTTTTCTTGTACTGGAGTGGGGGTCGTAAACCCCATTTGGTCAAGGACTTTCGCTATAGATTCTGAGAGTCCAAGTTTTTGGAAATTATTCAAAGAGCATATTTTAAAAATGAATCGCAAAGCTACTGGAACGAATTAGAACACCAATATGTATAGTCAATTATCTTCATGGACTAATCGAAAAGATAAAATTGAAATTCGGAAGAGAACTAGCGCGTTCAGCATGTATTTTTGAATCGATTTAACGAATAGATGAACAGTAGAAAAAGACATATCGCTAAAACGATTACTTGGAGGCTGATAGCCACGAGTACAACATTCATTTTGACAATATTTTTTTTCAGAGAAGATCCAAATGCCACTGAGAAGGCTTCATGGGTAGCGTTGATTGAAACATCTATTAAAATGATTTTGTATTATTATCATGAAAGAATATGGTTTATCAACACGATAAAACTTAAAAGTAAAATCCGACATTTTATTAAAACTATCACTTGGCGAATCACCGCTTCTATCACCACTTTTGTTATTGCATTATTTATTTTCAAAGAAGATCCACAGGCTATGGAAAAAGCTACTGGCATAGCTTTGGTAGAAAGCATTTTGAAAATGATTTTCTATTATTTACACGAAAGAGCATGGCACACTTCAAAATTTGGGCTTAAATAGTGAGCATACGGGAAATAGCCGCAATAAGTGTTTGAAGAAAGTAATTAATAGATTAATCTTGAATTTGAATTGATGATAAACAAACCAATCTCATGAAATGAGCATGATTAAACAATCACCATTTATTTGGTGAATGAATAGTATCAGGCGAATTCCATGTGGCGATTGAAAAACAGACAATACACATGAAAAAGAATTTTATAACCCTTTTATTTTTAGTCTCCGCATTCTTCTTAATCTCATGTAGTAGTGGATCAAGCTCTTCTGGAGAGTCTACTGCCGAAAAGAAAGAAGAAATTGAAGATTTCGTTGAGAAAGAATTCACATATCCCTTGCCAACTGCGTTCGAGGTATCGCAAATGCTTGGTAATGCAAATACATCATACTCTGAGAATATTGTAAATGATCCAACTAAAGTAGATCAATATGTTGCCACATGGCAGAAAGCAGTGAATTTGGGGGTTTATGGTGCCGACCTTAGCTATGCGGCAACCTTTGATAAAACACAGGAGACAATAGATTATTTAGATGTTTCCAAAAAGCTAATTGATGATTTAAACATCACTTCTGCTTTTAATTCTTCCATGGCTCAAAGAATCGAGAATAACATGGATAACATTGATTCACTTATTTTCATAGTGACTGAGTCATTCTATGATACATACAACTACCTCAATCAAAATGGAGAAGAAAAGACTTCAATTTTGGTAGTAGCAGGAAGCGTTGTAGAGGGACTACACATCACCTGCGAATTGGTTAAGATGAGTGAAAATAGAGGAGAATTGATGGCTGTACTTGCCAATCAGAAATCTCAGGTTACTAAGCTTCTTGAATTAATGGATAACTTCCAAGATGATGAAAATGTAAAGCGTATGCTTCCAAGTTTACGATTTATTAGTCTTACTTATGATCAGCTTGGCGAGGGAGTGGAGATGACTTCCGGACAGTTTGATGACATTTCAAATAATGTTAAAATTATTCGAGATGAGATAGTTGGCTAATCTTTTTTAACAATATTTGGAAGCCTCAACCATTTAGTTGAGGCTTTTTTTATATTTAATCCAAACTATGACCGAATCCATAATAAATGCACTAGTTCACCTACTTGCCATCATTGAAAGCGCAAAGGAGGATACAGATGCTGTGGATTCAGGAGAGCTGGTTATCAGACCCTATCTTCAAAAAACACTCAATAATGAAACGCTCACTACGGAGTATATCAAGCTCTTTTATGATTATTTGAACTTTTACAAAGATCAGCCCACTGCAAAGAGTGATGAAGAAATTAATATTGATAGTACTAGTATTCTTCAGATAGCTAAAATTTGTAATCAGCTTAACAAGGAGTTACTTCGATCAGAGAGACTCATTGTATTCATGCAATTGATGGAGCTCATCAGGGCAGATGAAAAAGTTACGGCAAAGGAAGAAGAGTTTGCTGCTTTGGTAGCTTTAAACTTTAATCTTGATCAAGAAGACGTAATTAATCTTAAAAACTTCATCCTTAAACATGATGAGGGGGAAATAAATAAGGACCGAATATTAATTGTTGACAATAAACAGACCGAATGGCCAGAAGAAATGGCTTGGATCATTCGGAAAAAGAAGAAAGAAAATCAAATTAGGCATTTGTTTGTTCAGAATCTCTTCGGGAAGATTACCGTCCTTTATTTAAAAAGTGTTGACACTTTTGTTTTTCGATATGATGGTCCATTAAACCTTTTTCTTGAAGGTGTCAAAATCATCCCTTCCAAATCATACATCTTGAAACCGGGATCCATCATTAAAGGACCAAATATTTCATCCATTTATGAATCTGAAGTCACTAAGAAATTTATCCAAGATGAGACCAGTACTCGAGTAGTCTTAGCTGGAGATAAGATAGAGTTTAAGTTTAAAAATAGCAGTAATGGGCTAAAGGCTTTCTCTTTCTCTGAAGATTCTGGAAGACTCATTGGAATCATGGGAGGAAGTGGCACTGGTAAGACCACTCTAATGAATATTCTGAATGGAAAGCTCCATTTAGATGGTGGACGAATTCATATCAATGGATTCTCTCTGGAACAAGCAAGTACTGAAGGGGTAATTGGCTATGTGCCGCAGGATGACCTCTTATTTGAAGAACTCACTGTATTTCAAAACCTATACTTCAATGCTAAGACATGCTTTAGTGATTTTTCTGAAGATCTAATTGAACGAACAGTTCTTAAAGTTCTTGACGATCTAGATCTCGAGGATATTAAAGATTTAAAAGTCGGAGATCCCCTTAACAAAACTATTTCAGGAGGTCAAAGAAAACGTCTGAATATTGCACTAGAGCTCATGCGTGAGCCTTCTGTGTTATTTGTAGACGAGCCTACTTCCGGATTATCCTCAATGGATTCTGAAAAGATGATGATGTTGCTTAAGGATTTGACCCGAAAAGGAAAATTAGTCGTTGCTATTATTCATCAACCTTCGTCTGAGATTTTCAAGTTATTTGATAAGCTGTGGATAATGGATAGAGGGGGGTATCCAATCTACAATGGAAATCCTATTGATGCTGTAGTGTATTTCAAGACGATGAATACACAAGTAAATGCGGCCGAAAGCGAATGTCCTAGGTGTGGAAATGTGATACCTGAACAGATCTTACAAATAATTGAGGCCAGAGAGATTGATGAGCGAGGAAGGTCCACCAAGAAAAGACGGGTAAACCCATCTATTTGGTATTCTAAGTATAAAGAAAACATTCAACCGAAACTTGTTCGCCTGAAGTACGATTCGGTACTCCCACCTACTAATTTTCGAATTCCTGACAGCTGGCATCAATTCAAAATATTTAGCCAGAGAAATCTTTTATCTAAGATTTCCAACAAGCAATACATTCTAATTAATGTACTTGAAGCTCCACTCTTAGCTTTTATTCTAGGTTACTTCTCAAAATATTCACCAGAAAAAGTGTATGCTTTTTCTGAAAATATTAACCTCCCAGTATATCTTTTTATGTCCATCGTAGTTTCCTTATTCATGGGCCTAACTGTGAGTGCTCAAGAGATTTACAAGGACCGACAAATACTGGAACGTGAGTCATTTCTGAACCTCTCGAGGATGAGTTATATAAACTCTAAGATTGTCTTCTTATTTGTTCTTTCAGCTATACAAACATTGTCATTCGTCCTTATTGGAAATTATATACTTGAGATTCACGGAATGACACTTTACTATTGGGCGGTACTATTTTCCATTTCTTGTTTTGCCAATTTGGTAGGGCTAAATATTTCATCGGCACTAAATTCTGTTATCAATATTTACATTCTCATTCCGTTTATTCTAGTCCCACAGCTTTTATTAGGGGGCGCCATGATAAAATTTGATGAGCTCCACCACTCTATAAATAACCAAAAAAATGTACCAATTGTAGGTGACATGATGGCTTCTCGTTGGGCGTATGAAGCACTGGCAGTCGCTCAATTTCGTTATAACGATTATGAGAGGTATTTCTTTGAAGTCAATAAAGAAATAAGTAGAAACTCAGTTTACAGGTCTTTTATGGTACCAGAAATGGTGAGCATCAATAAAGAAGTTATGCGAGACACTTCCAACTGGGAATCAAAGGAACAATCGTTTAGGATCTTAAAAAATGAGGTCAAGAGTTTAAGCGAAATTCATGGTTTACGAGCTTTTTCTTACGTGGATCAACTAAATCCTGAATATTTCAGTCGATCCATTTCAGATAGACTTCATAACTACTTGTTATACGCTCGAGATCACTTCGCCAATGGGTACCTGGAATCACAAAAAAATAGAGATCAGCTTTACGATAGTGTTGTCAGTGACTTAGGTCGTGATGGGTTTATCATATTAGAAAAGAAGTATCATAACGAATTTTTAGCTGACCTATTGATGAATAGAGCGCATCTGGACATGGTCTATCGCGGTGAGGATCAACTCATTCAAAAGAAAGATCCCATATTTATGCATCCTTATTCCGCTATTGGTAGAGCTCACTTCTATGCTCCTTTCAAGGTTTTGGGGAATTGGAAAGTGCCTACGTTTTATTTCAACATTGCCTTCATCTGGTTTATGACAATTGTTTTATACCTATCTCTCTTAGACAACACGCTCAAAAAGATTATTAGATTCTTTGAATCTAGAAATAAAGATGAAGGAAGGCCTAATTCATGGGTGCGCCTCTGGGATACATTCCAGATAATCATCAGCTCTCCTAGAGTATATAAGAGAGCCCGGAAATTGAAAAAATCAACGAATAACTAATGTTGCATCCTCATCTGGCATCCCTTATTCTTCGGTTAAGTTTCAGCAGTATGATGCTCGGTCATGGATGGGGTAAGTTCAATCGATTGATTAATGGAGATATGTCTTTTGCCAATCCCATTGGTATTGGTGAAGGTCTAAGCTTATTTCTGGCTGTAATTGGCGAGTTTCTATGCCCTATTCTTCTGATTATAGGTTTTAAAACAAGACTGGCCACAATACCTCCCACAATTACGATGCTTGTAGCGGCTTTTATCATTCATGCACAAGATCCTTGGGGAAAGCAGGAGTTTCCGTTATTGTACTTCTTTGGATTTGTTGCCATATATCTTCTCGGCAGTGGAAAGTATTCACTTGACTGGCGATTGAAGAAGGTTTAGTTTCTTGTAAAGTACTTTTTCACTAATCTGCGATATTTCTCCGGACTTCAAAGGTGATAAATCTAAATCTTCAACAGCCACTCGTATTAGCCTCAATGTTGGATGTCCAACTTTTGCTGTCATCTTTCTTACCTGCCTATTTTTACCTTCAGTTAAACTAATCTGAAGCCAAGTCCTGAGTGGATGTTTTTTATAGTTTACCGGAGGATTTCTTTCTTCAACCTTTGGTGTAAAAACTTCCACCTTTGCAGGTTTGGTGTTATGTTTTTTCCCGTTTACATTGATTTCAATTCCTTTTTCAAGCATCGCAATAGCTTGTTGATCTGGTGTACCATCTACCTCGACAACATATGTTCTGACATGTTCATTCTTAGGATTCAGAAGCCTATTATTAAGTGATTTATCATTAGTTAAAATAAGCAACCCTTCGCTATCTAAGTCTAGCCTTCCTACTGGATACACATCTTTGGGTATATCCTTAAAGATTGAACCTAATCCTATGTTCTGTCCTTCATTAGAGAATTGGCTAAGCACTTTAAATGGCTTATGTATAATGAAATATAGTTTTCTTTTAGCCACGAAAAATCAATTTAAACAGACCAAAACCGATTAAAGACCCAAGCACGTTAGCACAAGCATCAATCCATTCAAAGAAGCGATTTGGAAAAAATATATACTGCGCAAGCTCAAGCGAGAAGCCATAGGTACTTGCGCTTATTAAAATTGCAAGAGCAATTCTATGATTTAGAAGTTGCGCTTTCTTGAATGCAATCAGAAAACCAATTGTCAAAACCAGATAAGCAAAGCAGTGCTCAATTTTATCTAGGTAACTAACCCCTTCTACTTGAACTGGAAAGGATAAGAATGTAGAAAGTAAGAAGATTCCAATCGCAACTGCGATTGGTGGGATAAACCACAGATATCTATTTGTCATTAAAATTCCATTCGTTTTCCATCATAAAGTCGATTTAATTCAAAATTTTCAGCTTCTATGACCTCTTGAGCCATATGACTCAACCAAAGTTGTTTGCAATTGAGTAGTGCTCTTTTTTCCAATAGTTCGTGGTAGCTCAAATGCCCAAAACTTACTTTTTCAATAAAATTACATTCACAAATAAAAACATCTGCACCTTTCGCTAAAGGAATGAGATTCTCTGTCCAGGAAGTATCTCCTGAAAAAGCAATTTTTTTATTCCTCCATTCCAATCTTATCGCATGAGGAACTGAGACGGGACTGTGATCTACTTCCCATACGCGAAGCAATTTATCATCCAAATCTACAGGTTCATCTTGTGCATACTCATGGAATGTCAAGTCTAACTCTTTAAGCTGCTCCGCTGTTCCAGGATACATAGCTTCCTGTAATTTGTAAACTTGATCTCTTACACCTCTTGGCCCTATAATTTTGAGAGGTTTCTTTCTTCGTTGTTCAAATAAACAGCAGATTAGCAAAAAGGGAATACCTCCAAAATGGTCTCCGTGGAAGTGAGTAATAATAATCGTGGATATTTTTTCAAGGTCCACTTTTTCATGCTTTAACCTGATAAGCGTACTTGCCCCACAATCCATTAGTACGTGCTCCTCTCCTTCTGATATGAGAAAAGCAGTGTTATTTCTTCCCGCATTCCCAAATGCATCACCACAGCCAAGTACTGTTAATTCCATCGGCTAAATTTAGCCTGAATAATTCAGGTGATAATTATGAGATAAATGATAATTTATTAGTAACAAACTGATGTTTTAAGCTAAACAATCTCTTTATTAGAAGATGATTTTAGCTTTTTTGAATTCGATGTAATGCATGAAATCAATGTGCTAAGTAAATGAATAAACTGATTGTGTAATGGAGTTATACCTCAATGATAAACTTGGAAAAATCACTATTGAGATGGATGAATCACCGAAAGCATCAAGTATATTGATTGTAGCTCATGGTGCTGGTGCTGGAATGCATCACTTCTTCATGAAAGAAATTGCACAACTAATCTCCAATGAAGGAATTACAGTTGTCCGGTTTAATTTCCCATATATGGAACAAGGGAGAAAGTCACCAGGCTCTCCAAAATCCAATATAGAAACATGGAATATTGTCATCGAACATATCTTAACAATGTATCCGGAAATGCCAATAGTTGTCTCTGGTAAATCATATGGAGGTAGAATGGCTTCTCACCTACTTGCAGAGCATAACTTCGAAAGAGTAAAGGGTATCATTTATTTTGGGTTTCCACTTCATGCTCCTGGTAAGGATTCAAAAGATCGTGCACAGCATTTATGCGAAATCACGCTTCCGCAACTATTCTTGCAAGGGTCAAAAGACAAGCTAGCAAACCTTGACCTTATGAAAGAAGTGATGAAAAGTCTGCACAAAGCTGAGATAAGAGTCATAGAAGATGCTGATCATTCTTTCCATGTCCCCAAAAGAAGTGGAAAGACAAAAGAAGAAATATTACTTCTGCTTGCAACAGAATCTATCAATTGGATACGGACCAATCTTTAGTCTTTAAACCAAAAGGGTATCTGTACAAAGTCACTAAATGTAGATGATTCTAAGGTATCAATTTCAACCTTTTTTATAGCTAGGACATTCTCGCCTTTGTTAAAAGCCACAGTAGGAATGACCGTAATAAGACCTTTTTGGTCTTTATGCGGATGTATGTAGAACCTGAATTTCAGGTCACTATAAATCGAGTCGTTAATGGCTATTTGATAAATAGATGCATGACAAGAGAGTAATTGCTCAAAATCTTCACCTGAATAATCCTTATTGGTAATCTGAAAACCCCCATTATTGGTACCAATTCCCAACCTGGAATTTAAACCATCATCTTTGAGAGGCACAAAATCAGGACAACTTGATTGAATGACTGAATTATCCGAAGGATTATATCTTAAAAAAAGAGGAAAGAATGGTTCGTTTATAAACTTTGACGGAATGCTAACATCAGAAACATATTCTTTTTCAGGCCTTGTATCATCATATGCATTCGTTTGAACAACAAACTTACTCTGTGAATCGGGAAAGTATTGATGCTGATCAAACTCTACTAAGAGCATGAGTAATACGACTCCTCCTAGAAGAGAAAATACCAATCGAATCTTCCCTTTTGAAAATTTGCTTATTAAATAATAATAAATGCTTTTACTCAGCCTCGATAACGTAATGAAATTGAAGAGACGGTAAAAGGGATAATATATTCTAGCAAACCACTTTATACGCTTAAAAAAACCAAGAGTCAAGTAATCAATCATATAAATAAATCCCATGACCATGTAGCTGACAGCAACTACTATCGAAACAATTAACACAATACTGGAAATGGCATCAGGAGAAATTACAACTAATTGAGAAAATATAAAACCCATGACTCCAAGCCCAACCAAGTACATCCCAAATGCGATCAAAACAGAGATGATTAAGAAAGAAAAAGCAAAAATGACACTGCAAATTTCATCCAATTGCACGACCATTTTATCGAGACTTATTACGCCATTTTTTTTAAGTTTTTCTGTGAAAAACTTATTGTAGTTGAGTTTTTCAAAATCTACTGTAGCCTGAACAGAGCGTAGGCCAATTGTGCCGATCCAGAACCCACGCAACATCAAATGAATGATCAGAGAAATGGCCAATGCTTGAATGGAGTTCTTAATGATAATTAAGAAAATGCTGAAAATACTCAGGGCTCCAGTTGATAAATTGTATTTAAAATTTAATCCATAAAGGAACTCACGAAAGGCAGAATTTGCCCCGATAAGTAAGAAAATGGTAAAAGCAGATACTAGAAGCTCAAGTTGCCAACTTTCGCGCTCCAACTTCTTTAACCATTCTTCTATCTGATCTTCCGAAATATTACTCATTGCTATCTTTTTGTATCATCTAAACTACTAGCTATCGGAAATGTCCTTATAACAGTTCTAGTTTGTAGAACTTCTTAATTTCAGCTGGCATCTCTCCACTTTTATACATCTTCATCGCTTTATAATTGGCTTTTTGGACTTTAAAATATGAATTATTCTCGTATTTGCGCGCGGAAACCTTTACGCTTTTAGGGATTATCTTGAAGGAAACAGAGACCTCTTCCATCCTATCCAGAAAGTCATAGTCCTCCATGATAACATACTCTTCATCAAAACCTCCTAGCTTCTCAAAACATTCTTTCGTAACAAAGAGTGTTTGATCTCCACCTCTACACCACTTAAAAGGAAAACGTGTAAAGAAGCCATTAACATGAAGAAGAGGGTTTGGGGGGTTATCAAATTTGAATCTGTAACAACCACTTCCATAACCCTGGTTGACGGATTCTTTGATATCATAGACAAAACTATCTACAAGTTGAACATCAGCATGCACAAAATACAGGATGTTTCCTTTTGCATGTTTAGCTCCCAAATTCATCTGACAAGCTCTGGAGCACTCTTTTGATGATTCGACCTTTACTGGAAATTGTGATACGAGCGTTCGCGTTTTATCTGTACTTCCACCATCGACAATGATGACTTCAAATTCATTTTTATCCGGATGGTTAGATAAAAATTTGAGGAGAGAGCCAATTTGCTGTTCCTCATTTAACGTAGGAATGATTATGCTAATAAACACTTGCAAGTGATTTTATAGCTATTTACGAAGAAAAAAAAGAAGTTGGCTTCAAACTAACTACTATTTACATCGCCTTCTTATCATGATCTTGCATTTGAAATGAGCCTTTTGCTTTTTCCATAGGCTTCTTGGCTTTCATAATCATGAATTTAGCAGCCATATTCAACAACTCGGGCTGGCCAGAATAAGAATAACCCAGTTCTTTCAATTCTTCAATTATTTTGCCATATTCCTCAGCCTTAGAAAGAGAAAAATTATCAGAATTCTGAAGGTAAACTGCTTCTATCACTCCTAATGAATGCTTCAGCATTCTGAAAAGTTTTTGATTTTTAGTCTCACGTTCCTCTCGAAAGTGTTTAGCATAGACTTCAGGCATCAACTCCTTCAAGCGTTCGAAATGTTCGTTTAGTACAGGATGCTTGTCTTTTGTCATTTGGCTATGGAGTTTAATGTTTTAATAAGTTCGGTTGCTGTATGATGTTCACTACTTGGAGCTAACTCAACATATTTATTAATACTTAGGATGGCCTCATCGTATCTCCTAAGAGAAATCAGAACCAAACCAAGGTTGTAATAGCTATTTGGATACTCTGTTTCGATTTGAGTGGAAAGTTCATAATGCACTTTTGCTAATTCTAGATTACCTAAGTCTGAGTAGACATTACCCAAATTATAATGAGCCTCAAAATGCCTTGGGTTCTTCTTTAGACATAGAGTAAGATAATCAATGGCTTTACTTAAATCTCCTTGACTTGATTTAAGAATTCCAAGATTGCAATATGCATCTTCTATTGACTGCCCATTTTCAATAGCCAATAGATAATATTTTTCAGCCTCAGGATTGTTATTTTCATCAAGACTCAATGCCTCTTCAAAGAAGGACCCGGCTTTTGGTAATGAAAGTAAAGGTGTATTATCAGGAAGCTGATCAAACATATTTAACTGCCCATAATCTTCAAGATTAGGCTTTCTCCTCCTTCGTGCCTTCTTGGGACCTAATTTTTCTGGAGGATTAACCGGAAATTGGACAACTTTTGTCATTCTCTTAGCTTGCTTTTCGCTTCACTTCTTTCTCTTCTACTTTATCGCTTTTATCAACTTTCTTCATTGGCTTTTTAGACTTTTTGGCTTCATCTATGCTTGCCTTCAAAGCTGTCATGATATCAACTACTTCGGGTTCTTCTTCTACGAATGATACAACTTCATTACCCTTAATCTTGCTATCAATCATTTCTCTCAATGCGTCATTATACGTATCCTCAAGCTCTATTTTCTTGAATTTCTTGGTCATAGACTTGATCAGCATATTGGCAAGTTTCAACTGCTCCTCATCTGCATCTTCCTCAATTCTCAAATTAGGAACATCTTTGATATTTCTTACTTCACTTGGGTAGCGAAGTTTATGGATCATAATTCCACGATCATGAGACGTTAATAAAACCATACTCTCTCGATCTCGCAAGACAACTTTTCCAACACCTACTTTACCTGATTCTCTTAGGGCTTGACTTAATAGAGCATACGTTTTACTTGCCACATCTCCATCAGGCCCAGCAAAGTAAGGTGAATCATACAGTGTTTCATGAATTTCATTAACATCCACAAATCCCTCTATCTCAATGACTTTTGTGCTTTTTAACTTGACTTTTTCAAAATCATCAGACTCTACTATCACAAACTGACCTGGCTCATATTGATATCCTTTTACGATATCTTCCTGACGCAAAACATCACCAGTAACTTTATCTCGTTTTTCGTATTTAACAGGATTGTTAGTCTCTTTCGAGAGTAAATTGAATTGAACCTTTTGGGCAGTATCTATGGCATTATATATCCTTATTGGGATTGTTACCATTGAAAATCGAATATGACCTTTCCAGATAGCCCTCATATGTATCAATTTACTGATTTAGCCAGTAAATTAAAAATCTTTAACTTTTAATCCAAGTAAAGTATTTTAAGTTATTGATTTATAGTTATTTATGTATTTGCTCATTCATCGTAATCAGTGTTGCGCTCGATGTATTTTATGATCTCTCCTGCAATATTTTTTCCAGTAGCTGCTTCTATTCCTTCTAAGCCCGGCGATGAATTAACTTCAAGAATAAGTGGTCCTTTTGATGATTGAAGTAAATCGACTCCTGCAACACCAAGTCCCATAGCTTTAGCAGCCTTTAAAGCAGCGCGCTCTTCTGCATCAGACAATTCAATGATCTCTGCAGTACCTCCTCGATGCAAATTGGAACGGAATTCTCCTTCCTTCCCTTGCCTCTTCATAGCTCCTACAACTCTATCTCCAATGACAAATACTCGTACATCTGCACCACCTGCTTCTTTAATAAATTCCTGTACAATAACTCTTGCTTGAAGCCCATTAAAAGCTTCTAGCACTGACTCTGCCGCTTTCTGTGTTTCTGCTAATACTACTCCCAGTCCTTGTGTTCCTTCCAGCAGTTTAATAACACACGGCGCTCCTCCTACGGCATTTATTGGAGTCGTAACATCTTTAGAATAGTTGGTGAAAACAGTCTTAGGAAGCCCCAATCCCGATCTCGAAAGTATCTGCAAACTCCTCAATTTATCTCTTGATCTTACAAGAGCAACGGATTCAGTAGTCGAGAATACGTTCATCATTTCAAATTGACGAACCACAGCTGTACCGTAAAAGGTCACAGATGCCCCAATACGAGGTATAATAGCATGAAGCTCCGTTATATTCTCTCCCTTATGATAAATTTTCGGTTTCTTTTTTTCTATTTCAATATTACATCTGGAATGGTCCAGAACTCTCATTACATGGCCTCTGGCCTCACCAGCTTCTAATAGTCTACTAGTTGAATACAATTTAGGATTTCGGGAGAGTACTGCTATATTCATAATCTATATTGCTTTTTTGTTTTTTAATAAAGATCCTTCTTCGAAAGAAGGATACAAATCTTCGTAAGATCTAACTTCTGATAAAGATATCCTACGATTAATATGAGCTCTTCTGATTTCTGCTGGTGACCTCATGCCTGCTGCCCCTATTAATTCATAAAAAGCCTTTACGGTTTCTTCTTGGAAGTTTGCCACACGTTCGGCTTTATCATTGGGATCAAGCCCTCGCATCAACATCTTGTTCTGAGTAGCAACTCCTGTTGGACAAGAATTGGAGTTACATTGCAGTGCTTGAATACAACCAAGGGCCAACATCATTG is a genomic window of Marinobacter alexandrii containing:
- the rimK gene encoding 30S ribosomal protein S6--L-glutamate ligase, with the protein product MNIAVLSRNPKLYSTSRLLEAGEARGHVMRVLDHSRCNIEIEKKKPKIYHKGENITELHAIIPRIGASVTFYGTAVVRQFEMMNVFSTTESVALVRSRDKLRSLQILSRSGLGLPKTVFTNYSKDVTTPINAVGGAPCVIKLLEGTQGLGVVLAETQKAAESVLEAFNGLQARVIVQEFIKEAGGADVRVFVIGDRVVGAMKRQGKEGEFRSNLHRGGTAEIIELSDAEERAALKAAKAMGLGVAGVDLLQSSKGPLILEVNSSPGLEGIEAATGKNIAGEIIKYIERNTDYDE
- a CDS encoding Ku protein, whose product is MRAIWKGHIRFSMVTIPIRIYNAIDTAQKVQFNLLSKETNNPVKYEKRDKVTGDVLRQEDIVKGYQYEPGQFVIVESDDFEKVKLKSTKVIEIEGFVDVNEIHETLYDSPYFAGPDGDVASKTYALLSQALRESGKVGVGKVVLRDRESMVLLTSHDRGIMIHKLRYPSEVRNIKDVPNLRIEEDADEEQLKLANMLIKSMTKKFKKIELEDTYNDALREMIDSKIKGNEVVSFVEEEPEVVDIMTALKASIDEAKKSKKPMKKVDKSDKVEEKEVKRKAS
- a CDS encoding tetratricopeptide repeat protein, producing MTKVVQFPVNPPEKLGPKKARRRRKPNLEDYGQLNMFDQLPDNTPLLSLPKAGSFFEEALSLDENNNPEAEKYYLLAIENGQSIEDAYCNLGILKSSQGDLSKAIDYLTLCLKKNPRHFEAHYNLGNVYSDLGNLELAKVHYELSTQIETEYPNSYYNLGLVLISLRRYDEAILSINKYVELAPSSEHHTATELIKTLNSIAK